The following coding sequences are from one Mycobacterium bourgelatii window:
- a CDS encoding class I SAM-dependent methyltransferase, whose product MTVDTLAETHRAMWALGDYALMAEEVMAPLGPILVSATGIGPGTRVLDVAAGSGNISLPAARTGATVVSTDLTPELLRRSQARAAEQGLTLDCREANAQALPFADNEFDTVISAIGVMFAPDHQRAAHELVRVCRPGGTIGVISWTQEGFFGRMLAAIRPYRPTLSASLPPSALWGREAYIRGLWGDRVTHVTTRRGALKVERFDNPWGVHDYFKTHYGPTIEAYANVCDNQVLAAELDAQLVELAAEYLADGVMEWEYLLATAEKR is encoded by the coding sequence GATGGCCGAGGAGGTGATGGCCCCACTGGGCCCAATCCTGGTGTCAGCAACGGGAATTGGGCCAGGCACTCGTGTCCTCGACGTCGCGGCCGGGTCTGGGAACATCTCGCTGCCCGCCGCCCGGACGGGGGCGACCGTCGTGTCCACCGACCTCACCCCCGAGCTGCTGCGGCGGTCGCAGGCACGAGCCGCGGAGCAAGGACTGACGCTGGATTGCCGGGAAGCCAATGCGCAGGCACTGCCGTTCGCCGACAACGAGTTCGACACAGTGATCTCGGCCATCGGCGTGATGTTCGCGCCGGATCATCAGCGCGCGGCTCATGAGCTGGTGCGGGTCTGCCGGCCTGGCGGCACCATCGGCGTGATCAGCTGGACCCAAGAGGGATTCTTCGGCCGGATGCTAGCCGCGATCAGGCCATACCGGCCGACCCTGTCGGCGTCGCTCCCCCCGTCGGCGCTGTGGGGACGCGAGGCCTACATCCGCGGGTTGTGGGGTGACCGCGTCACCCATGTCACGACCCGACGCGGGGCGTTGAAGGTCGAGCGATTCGACAACCCGTGGGGAGTGCACGACTACTTCAAGACCCATTACGGCCCGACGATCGAGGCGTATGCCAACGTCTGCGACAACCAAGTGCTCGCGGCGGAGCTCGACGCGCAACTCGTCGAGCTCGCCGCCGAGTACCTGGCCGACGGCGTGATGGAGTGGGAGTACCTACTGGCTACAGCGGAAAAGCGTTGA